The Apium graveolens cultivar Ventura chromosome 6, ASM990537v1, whole genome shotgun sequence genome contains a region encoding:
- the LOC141666043 gene encoding uncharacterized protein LOC141666043, with translation MGVRNLIARSDSELVVNQVNGGLQARGPRMELYLRCVQRLIGRFKEVRLECVPREKNSNANALAKMGSQQEAMLLGSIPLEIQEVPSIPELRVMQVDESPKEIWMTLILAYIHKGTLPEDKFKARRLHYQAARYVIYDEILYKRGFNQPLLRCVDEEEGNYILREVQREFLAITRGVARWK, from the coding sequence ATGGGAGTACGAAATCTGATTGCAAGGAGCGATTCAGAATTGGTGGTAAACCAAGTGAACGGGGGGTTACAAGCCCGAGGACCACGAATGGAATTGTATTTAAGGTGCGTGCAGCGTCTGATTGGGAGATTCAAAGAGGTTAGACTGGAGTGTGTTCCGCGAGAAAAGAATAGCAACGCAAATGCTTTAGCAAAAATGGGGTCCCAGCAAGAGGCCATGTTGTTGGGATCTATACCCTTAGAAATACAAGAGGTTCCTAGCATCCCGGAGCTAAGAGTAATGCAAGTAGACGAGTCTCCCAAGGAAATATGGATGACGCTCATCCTTGCTTATATTCACAAGGGAACGCTTCCTGAAGATAAATTCAAGGCTCGCCGACTCCACTACCAGGCTGCAAGGTATGTGATATATGATGAGATTTTGTATAAAAGGGGTTTCAATCAACCACTGCTCAGATGTGTCGATGAAGAGGAAGGGAATTATATCCTAAGAGAGGTACAGAGGGAATTTctggcaatcactcggggggtagctcgttGGAAATGA